From the Plutella xylostella chromosome 5, ilPluXylo3.1, whole genome shotgun sequence genome, the window CACCTCAAACATCCGCAGTGGGACTGCTAATGGCAACTGTAAGAAAAAtcaaacaaatatattatgttgttgttgtcattgagtcaaataaatatttctttcatTATACTGCTCTATGTATAGCTAGGGGTAGCCTACTTGATTAAACTGGAACTTGACTTTTCTCCTAAAGCCAATTGGGAATGTGCAATTGTGCATAGTTCTTAACTTTCTCACCTAATGGCCCTGATTGACTGATTGGTATCCCGGAATAAACAAAATCCATGTCTTACATCACTAGTTTCCCTGAGCAGCCGCAGATGCAAGGCCAGCAGCCTCCGTATCTGCACGGCGGACCCACCGCTGTGGAACACTCGCTTCCATCTCTTCAGCAACAACTGCGAAATGGATATCTGGAAAAAGTAGAAGTAATTgttttattgtaggtatttatcatgGTGACTTGCTCAattatagtattttatttgcaacaCATAAGATTGCAACCATTATCCtagaaagaaaataatgcaaatatatgaaatgaaatcgtttattttttcaatgtagaatattagaattacttgtcaaaagtcataatctaccaccatttcacaaaggccccatCATTAAGGAGGAAAAAAATGGTGAAAGAATGTGTACATTTAGAAATACTGATTGCtctttaatatttgaaatataataaaaataatacataccaGTCTAGGAACATCTTGGCCATCATCATAAAAGTACAAAATCCTAGCCACTAAATTTGAAACaaaaacatcatcatcagtgtCCTCTTGAGGAAATTCTGAATCAAATTTCTCACGTTCTATCTGTTTGTAATACTTCCTAGTCATGTAACTTCGGACATAAGCTTGAATTTTTATTGTACTATTTAATCTTCTTCGATGTTCCTGAAACCAATGCAATGTTGAAGTTCTGGGTATAATATTTCactcacatacaaaaacacaaTTTAGATTTCGAAAAACATAGAAAATTATTGAATAACTAACCTCTCTCTTTTGTCTTTGCTGTTGAGTTTGCAGGATCAGAGCATTTCTGTCAGTGCTTCTCTGAGCACTAGCCCCAGCCAGGTTCTGCTGTGGTTTTCGACGAAAGTCTCCCTCAAACGAATACATAACTGTAAACAAATACAATCAATAAcaattgaaaattatattttggtaCTGGTTAAATTGTAAACAACAATCAgctgaaaatatttatcataccAATGGATATTACGAATTTTCGTTtaacatcaataataaaatattctattgtATTCCTGTATTACGAATGAATACAACAATTTTGCCTTACTTGTTAAACAAAGCACTGTTTTACTTGTaatttacaaatacaaatagtaaaaaatattttgcaagCTAGAATCCAATCCATCACTCATTTTTTCATGTCATCGATTGAATCACAGATTAAAAAATTGTTATTCTGCTATAACTACCTAATCATCACAGAATATTTCCGCCTATAGCAAggcctcagaataataaaggcaccgacacattagcggacgcggcttacTATGCTATGTCTTTGTCGTTCAGCTTTcagcccccgtattatgtaactccgagtggggttggttggtacaaaatgtctgacaacttagagcattattaattaataactttttactgacttatctgatttcacaaacgtttatgttgaatgtaaggatatattggtaggcttcttgcatatttctttcactaagatttttggtgttttcggttaataagtctctaagttgataccaattatcaccggttgctaaactctcaaaaagttacaaaataaggGACGTCCAAGAGCGTCCgtaagccgcgtccgctaATGTGTCGTCGTCTTAATAGTTTTCCTTTAGGTTGGTGTTCCGCGATGAGTGCCTCGGCGAGGTTACTCGTCCCTTGGGGGTTCCCATTTCGCtcatttttacataaaaaaaaaacattttaaattatttatacactGCGACCGCGGCAAATTTTACCACAGACCACAGCATTCTGTTCTGTGTCAGTGTCTGTGTGACACacagataaaaataattttgacaATTAAAATGTCAGAAATTATTTGTTTGGTTGGTTGTTGTGTAGATTGATTGgctttattttagattttaaaagcattttccTATTTAAACTTGGAATAAAACGTAAAAACCTGTTAAGGCGTCCCGTTTCTTCAAGTTTATGCTTCATTAGTTCTTAtatatattacttattatactATTTACTTTTAGACATTTGTCTAGGTAAGCCTGGCGGCATTCGATTACTCAGGTTTATCAGAAACAAATACAGAGAAAAGTACAATAATGGAAATGGAAGAAGTTCTTATAGAAGAGGACACTATTACACATGTGAGTAAGGTGAGTGATAACAGCTATAACCtattaatttgatttttataaacagcATAATTTTTACTAATAACTATCGCAATACAACTTTTACATTTAGAAAATGGTTTtacaaacacaaataaaaccagccagacattgaaaaaaattacaaccttTTAATTTGTTTCACAGAAAAGACCATCTTTGGAACAATTCAAAGCAGTTGTTGATTTCATGCAGAAGCACCCAGATCTTGCTAACCCTAAGAATATCAGCAACAAGTTGAGCCGCCCCAAGATCAAGAAACTGTGGGCTGAACTGTCCAATATTGCCAATGCTCTCCCTGGCATGAACAAAACTACACAGGAGTGGATGCGGGTATGTTCATTTCCATTAATTGCTATTGAGCAAATTAACTAGCCTATATACCAAGAAATCAATTAGAGGAATCCATCCTTAGTGCAGGTTATTCTGGCTTATTCAATATGTGTGCCTTAATCTATGTCTCATTTATGAATCAGAAATAGGTTGGGTCCTTTGTGCATAATGACATCCTAGTAAAAGTAATAATGGtaaagttatgtaaattttcagtTTTGGGCTGACAAGAAGTGTATGATAAAAACAAAGAAGAAGCAAGTGGACAATGGAAGTCACTCAAACATTCTCACTCCTATTGAAGAGCAAATTTGGACTTTGTGTTTTCAGAATGGCACTAGCAGCTCTCCTAGTAAGtttgagatatattttttctttgagaTACTTACAGCTTAATCACTGAATAGTTTCCATGTTTTTTAAGTCATTGATAGATAAtgcataattaaataaatggtttctagtagtaattatgtacttaatcaATGCCTCATTATtcaaatttcaattttatttttggattTGTAGTATTGCCTGACATATTCCAAGATGTTTCTCAAATTATATATCGTTTATTATGCCTCCTTTGCAGAGAGAAGAAAATCAGTAAAGACTGAAATGTCTGATGAAGATTCCAGTGAGGAACAGCCCTTGAAGAGGAAGAAATCGGAAGCATTTGCTTTCACAATGGACACCAAGCAGACCATGAGTGAAGTTGATGAGAGACAAATGGCTATTATGGAGAAGTTGGTATGTGTATTCTTTTTTAAACACCACACTTCTTCTAAGGACAAGCCTAAGGTTGCCTGCCCACTGGAGCACATGAATGGAGTATACACAaccatcataaaaatatttcaatagatTATATCAACAACAGATAGATACAAAATATTTGCTTTGCTGCATACCATATATTGCCACCCAGCTCCAGTGGACATGCAGACTAATGGTGGCTTTCCATTAGATATGTGGTACAGCTCGAAGATGGTGCACATGATGCTATAATCAATTACTGCATTTTCAAATAAAGTTGTTCTAATTTagcaatattttaattgataccTTGGATGTTTGTAGGTGGATGTGATGGACCGCCAGGCGTCGGCGCTGTCGCAGCTGGCGCAGTCGTCGGTTGTGAACGCGCAAGCCATGGAGAGGCTGGCTGAAGCCTCTCAGCAACAGGTATGTTTACGAATTATTTGTCATGTCACTAACATCTCCCTTGAGCTAAAGAAGTGGCAGTTTCTTACAGATAATGTTAATTATACCTTGCATAAGatggaaaatataattatgtctcaaagGGGAAAAAATTATGTCTC encodes:
- the LOC105396857 gene encoding uncharacterized protein LOC105396857 isoform X2 is translated as MEMEEVLIEEDTITHKRPSLEQFKAVVDFMQKHPDLANPKNISNKLSRPKIKKLWAELSNIANALPGMNKTTQEWMRFWADKKCMIKTKKKQVDNGSHSNILTPIEEQIWTLCFQNGTSSSPKRRKSVKTEMSDEDSSEEQPLKRKKSEAFAFTMDTKQTMSEVDERQMAIMEKLVDVMDRQASALSQLAQSSVVNAQAMERLAEASQQQAQAVDRLATSFEGISAAAHDVRNAIINIDYTMKRCYTINQT
- the LOC105396857 gene encoding uncharacterized protein LOC105396857 isoform X1, coding for MEMEEVLIEEDTITHVSKKRPSLEQFKAVVDFMQKHPDLANPKNISNKLSRPKIKKLWAELSNIANALPGMNKTTQEWMRFWADKKCMIKTKKKQVDNGSHSNILTPIEEQIWTLCFQNGTSSSPKRRKSVKTEMSDEDSSEEQPLKRKKSEAFAFTMDTKQTMSEVDERQMAIMEKLVDVMDRQASALSQLAQSSVVNAQAMERLAEASQQQAQAVDRLATSFEGISAAAHDVRNAIINIDYTMKRCYTINQT